One genomic region from Nitrospira sp. encodes:
- the hemG gene encoding protoporphyrinogen oxidase, producing the protein MTRPRTVVIVGGGISGLATAFSLHEKATKANLPIHCTVLESDPSWGGKIVTHRIGEIVTEAGPDSFLSQKEAGLDLCLKLGLADQLINTNATAKKASVLYGGRLHDLPEGLLSFVPKQLGSFFRSGLLTWTGLARMGLEIAVPRGPSTGDESLGAFLRRRFGAQAYERVLEPLMAGIYAGDAEQMSLRATFPRFFELEQRHGSIIRGMMATKKAASSVSTDQPRRTMFVSLKNGLSDLVTALTSRLTQQGVELRMGARVEALRVRSHELGRWMYDLVLQDGSALSAESVVLATPAYVSADLVRPLSPIAGGLLDMIPYASTATIAMALPRTLTTAIEGFGFIVPRTEQRHLIAATWTSLKWPHRAPADQLLLRCYVGGVGREEILRLDDEQLTAKVRAELSALCGIRAEPSYSEVNRWWKGMPQYTLGHLDRLAQLDAAVSRYPGLVLTGAGYRGVGIPDCIRDGAVAAERVVQDLLGNIDVVRRSTMEIG; encoded by the coding sequence GTGACTCGACCACGTACAGTCGTGATTGTAGGCGGCGGCATTTCCGGTCTGGCCACCGCGTTTTCGCTGCACGAGAAGGCCACCAAGGCAAACCTTCCTATCCATTGCACCGTCCTCGAATCTGACCCATCCTGGGGAGGAAAGATCGTCACGCACCGGATCGGCGAGATAGTCACAGAAGCCGGACCGGACTCCTTCCTTTCTCAAAAAGAGGCAGGCCTCGATCTCTGCCTGAAGCTTGGCCTTGCCGACCAACTCATCAATACCAATGCCACGGCCAAGAAAGCCTCTGTGCTCTATGGCGGGCGGCTGCATGACTTACCAGAGGGACTGCTCTCTTTCGTTCCGAAGCAACTGGGGTCGTTCTTTCGAAGCGGTCTACTCACGTGGACAGGGTTGGCGCGTATGGGGCTGGAGATCGCTGTTCCACGAGGTCCTTCAACGGGCGATGAATCGTTGGGCGCCTTTCTTCGCCGTCGGTTTGGGGCGCAAGCGTATGAGCGGGTCTTGGAACCGCTGATGGCAGGAATCTATGCGGGAGACGCCGAGCAAATGAGTCTGCGAGCCACGTTCCCGCGGTTTTTTGAGCTGGAGCAACGGCATGGCAGCATCATTCGCGGCATGATGGCAACCAAGAAAGCCGCTTCATCAGTTTCGACAGATCAACCAAGACGGACGATGTTTGTCAGTTTAAAGAATGGCCTCAGCGATTTAGTGACCGCCTTGACGAGTCGGTTGACGCAGCAGGGGGTTGAGTTGCGCATGGGAGCTCGAGTCGAGGCCCTCAGAGTGAGGTCGCATGAGCTCGGCCGCTGGATGTACGACCTTGTGTTGCAAGATGGATCGGCACTTTCTGCGGAAAGCGTGGTCCTTGCAACCCCTGCGTATGTATCAGCGGACCTGGTGCGTCCGTTGTCGCCGATAGCCGGCGGGTTATTGGACATGATTCCCTATGCGTCCACTGCAACAATTGCGATGGCATTGCCACGGACTCTGACGACTGCGATAGAAGGATTCGGATTTATCGTGCCGCGAACGGAGCAGCGTCATCTAATCGCCGCAACGTGGACCTCGCTCAAGTGGCCGCATCGTGCCCCGGCAGATCAGCTCTTGCTGCGCTGCTATGTCGGTGGAGTAGGGCGAGAAGAGATTCTGCGATTGGACGACGAGCAATTGACGGCGAAAGTCCGCGCCGAACTGTCCGCGCTGTGCGGCATCAGAGCAGAGCCGAGTTACAGTGAAGTGAATCGCTGGTGGAAGGGGATGCCGCAGTACACGCTGGGCCACCTCGATCGATTGGCGCAACTCGATGCGGCGGTGAGCCGCTATCCAGGACTTGTGCTTACCGGAGCCGGCTATCGCGGAGTCGGCATCCCCGACTGCATTCGTGATGGAGCTGTGGCGGCCGAGCGGGTGGTGCAGGATCTTTTAGGCAACATCGATGTGGTCAGACGATCAACCATGGAAATAGGGTGA
- a CDS encoding response regulator: protein MAILIVDDSPDERLLLHHLLKSSGYRDLITVSSARDAFTHLDLDHRGANGLAVDLILMDIKMPDMDGVEACRRIKAIDAFVGVPIIIVTARNQRDWLQAAFDAGATDYIRKPVEQVELLARVKSALKLKQETDARRCWEQEVTKTITDLDRTVRDIATLQQLIPVCPSCRTSHPTHMSEAALNEYVQAHPQTKFQDLICPTCAGR from the coding sequence GTGGCCATTTTGATCGTCGATGACTCGCCTGACGAGCGGCTACTGCTCCATCATCTCCTGAAGAGCTCCGGGTATCGGGACTTGATCACCGTCTCTTCCGCTCGCGATGCATTTACGCATTTGGACCTCGACCATCGCGGCGCAAATGGTCTCGCGGTAGATCTGATTTTGATGGACATCAAGATGCCGGACATGGATGGCGTCGAGGCCTGCCGCCGCATCAAGGCCATCGATGCGTTTGTAGGGGTTCCGATCATCATCGTGACGGCACGGAACCAAAGGGATTGGCTCCAGGCGGCATTCGATGCCGGGGCGACGGACTACATCAGAAAGCCGGTCGAGCAGGTAGAGCTCCTTGCACGAGTGAAATCTGCTCTCAAGCTCAAGCAAGAAACGGATGCGAGAAGGTGCTGGGAACAAGAGGTCACAAAAACCATCACTGACCTCGACCGCACCGTTCGCGACATCGCCACATTACAACAACTGATACCCGTGTGCCCATCATGTAGAACATCTCATCCCACGCACATGTCCGAGGCCGCCCTGAACGAGTACGTGCAGGCTCATCCTCAGACGAAGTTCCAGGATCTCATCTGCCCCACGTGCGCGGGACGCTGA
- a CDS encoding DUF1844 domain-containing protein — protein sequence MAEEEHGFVIRDRRASGGAEAAPTAASPSKETKPSAAAPTEPSQTPPSPPVTFSSFVISLGSSSLMLMGEQLDPHQATIPVNLPQAKEIIDLLSVLEGKTKGNLTSDEQTVLRDMLYALRMKYVTLAPPK from the coding sequence ATGGCAGAGGAAGAGCACGGATTTGTCATTCGCGATCGGCGGGCCAGCGGAGGAGCCGAGGCCGCTCCAACGGCAGCTTCGCCCTCAAAAGAGACAAAGCCTTCGGCTGCAGCACCGACCGAGCCATCCCAAACACCTCCGTCACCTCCGGTCACGTTCTCGTCCTTTGTCATCTCACTGGGCTCGTCATCGCTCATGCTCATGGGCGAGCAATTGGATCCTCACCAGGCAACGATACCCGTCAATCTGCCGCAGGCCAAAGAAATCATCGATCTCTTGTCTGTCTTGGAAGGCAAGACAAAAGGCAATCTGACCTCTGATGAGCAAACGGTCCTGCGCGACATGCTGTACGCCCTTCGTATGAAGTATGTCACGCTGGCCCCACCAAAGTAG
- the hemE gene encoding uroporphyrinogen decarboxylase — MNDRFLRACRREPVDCTPVWFMRQAGRYMSEYRTLRAKHSILEMCKTPELAAQVTLQPIDRFPLDAAIIFADILLPLEPMGISLEFAAGEGPVIHNPVRDRAAVDHLKVIDGDELEYVAQAIRQARRALDGRVPLIGFAGAPFTLASYAIEGGGSRNYLHTKQMMYGDPTAWHRLMDKFARVLTGYLRRQIKAGAQAIQLFDSWVGCLSAGDYAEYVMPHVQRIFDGLKREGVPMIHFGTGTTAILWQMREAGGDVIGVDWRVHLDEAWTMVGHDRAVQGNLDPLVLFAPLHEIERRVEDILRRAGGRPGHIFNLGHGILPTTPVEHVAATIDMVHKLSQR, encoded by the coding sequence ATGAACGACCGATTTCTTCGAGCCTGTCGCCGCGAACCAGTCGATTGCACGCCCGTATGGTTTATGCGCCAGGCAGGACGCTACATGTCCGAGTACCGGACGTTGCGCGCGAAGCATTCGATCCTCGAAATGTGCAAGACGCCGGAGCTTGCAGCCCAAGTCACTCTGCAGCCGATTGATCGGTTCCCGTTGGATGCCGCCATTATTTTTGCCGACATCCTGTTGCCGTTGGAACCGATGGGGATCAGCCTCGAGTTTGCCGCCGGGGAAGGGCCCGTCATTCACAATCCGGTTCGCGACCGAGCGGCGGTGGATCACCTCAAGGTCATCGACGGGGACGAACTGGAGTATGTGGCCCAGGCCATCCGCCAAGCGCGACGCGCCCTCGACGGACGAGTGCCGTTGATCGGGTTTGCCGGTGCGCCGTTTACGCTCGCGAGCTACGCCATTGAGGGCGGAGGGTCCCGCAACTATCTGCACACCAAGCAGATGATGTATGGCGATCCCACCGCTTGGCATCGCCTCATGGACAAGTTCGCGCGCGTGCTCACCGGGTATCTCCGGCGACAGATCAAGGCGGGAGCTCAGGCCATTCAACTCTTCGACAGCTGGGTCGGCTGTCTCTCGGCTGGCGACTATGCCGAATACGTCATGCCGCACGTCCAGCGGATTTTCGATGGGCTCAAGCGGGAAGGCGTGCCGATGATTCATTTTGGCACCGGCACCACGGCCATTCTGTGGCAGATGCGCGAGGCAGGTGGTGATGTCATCGGGGTCGACTGGCGGGTTCACCTGGACGAGGCCTGGACCATGGTCGGGCATGATCGCGCCGTGCAGGGCAACCTAGATCCGCTCGTGCTGTTTGCGCCGCTCCACGAAATCGAACGTCGGGTGGAGGATATTTTACGGCGAGCGGGAGGGCGTCCCGGGCACATCTTCAACCTCGGTCACGGCATACTGCCCACAACACCGGTCGAACACGTGGCAGCGACGATCGACATGGTGCACAAGCTCAGCCAACGATAA
- a CDS encoding NADH-cytochrome b5 reductase: protein MDTITCIKTKTPTPYKLVAIEPDTHDTKTFRFELPVDATLDMLPGDFLYVHAGINDKQVKRPYTPSSLVGTTGSFDLTVKRYDAGSVSKYLHDQRIGDTVLMSGPNTGGHWVDGMAKRVGFVAGGTGITPMISIIRWILINKIDAELFLIFANKTESDIILRQEWERNVRDSPSFHCHHVLEQPPPKWTGSTGRVTPEILRRHLPAPAADTCIFLCGPPPMVDALEVVLKELGYPQQAIILP, encoded by the coding sequence GTGGACACCATCACCTGCATCAAGACCAAAACCCCCACTCCGTACAAGCTAGTTGCAATCGAACCGGACACCCATGACACGAAGACGTTCCGCTTCGAGCTTCCTGTCGATGCGACGCTGGATATGTTGCCCGGCGATTTTCTCTACGTTCATGCAGGGATCAACGACAAACAGGTCAAGCGGCCATACACTCCCTCGTCGCTTGTCGGCACGACGGGTTCCTTCGATCTGACGGTCAAGCGCTATGATGCTGGTTCCGTCTCGAAATACCTGCACGATCAGCGGATCGGAGATACCGTGTTGATGAGCGGGCCGAACACCGGTGGGCATTGGGTCGATGGAATGGCGAAGCGAGTGGGATTTGTGGCGGGAGGCACCGGGATTACGCCGATGATCTCCATCATTCGCTGGATTCTGATCAACAAGATCGATGCGGAGTTATTCCTGATCTTTGCCAACAAAACCGAATCGGACATCATCCTCCGACAGGAGTGGGAACGCAATGTCCGAGACTCGCCGAGCTTTCACTGCCACCACGTCTTGGAGCAGCCGCCTCCCAAATGGACAGGTAGTACAGGTCGCGTCACCCCTGAAATACTTCGGCGCCATCTTCCTGCTCCAGCTGCCGACACCTGCATTTTCCTCTGTGGCCCACCACCGATGGTCGACGCGTTGGAAGTCGTGCTGAAGGAACTAGGCTACCCGCAGCAGGCCATTATCCTTCCATAA
- the mazG gene encoding nucleoside triphosphate pyrophosphohydrolase, giving the protein MSTRFTKVIEIMAALRAQDGCPWDRKQTHESLKPYLLEEAYEVLETIDQRDKQKLREELGDVLLQVIFHSQIASETGSFTIEDVLDTLATKLIRRHPHVFGNGDQSRDVSNSDQVLSQWEEIKRAEREAAGTKQSALEGVPKTLPALLRAYQIQARASRVGFDWPQSEAGLEQIFGKVVEEIGELREALAQIPTETEPVSHQPSEREAIEGELGDILFSLVNLARFLKANPEDALRRSTNRFIDRFHLVEAQAADKGRSLTDMTLAEMDELWDEAKRRLQSPQSDATPHIGDRVP; this is encoded by the coding sequence ATGTCGACGCGATTTACCAAGGTGATTGAGATCATGGCGGCGCTTCGCGCTCAGGACGGATGTCCGTGGGATCGCAAGCAGACACACGAGTCACTGAAACCCTATCTGCTAGAAGAAGCCTATGAAGTCCTCGAGACAATCGACCAGCGTGACAAGCAGAAACTGCGAGAGGAACTCGGCGATGTTCTTTTACAAGTCATCTTTCACAGTCAGATTGCCTCGGAAACTGGATCGTTTACCATCGAGGATGTTCTCGATACGCTCGCTACGAAACTGATCCGCAGACATCCCCATGTATTCGGGAATGGTGACCAATCGAGGGATGTTTCGAACAGCGACCAGGTCTTGAGTCAATGGGAAGAGATCAAGCGTGCCGAACGGGAAGCTGCGGGGACAAAGCAGTCCGCACTCGAAGGAGTGCCGAAGACCTTGCCGGCATTGCTGCGGGCCTATCAAATTCAAGCAAGGGCATCCCGAGTCGGTTTCGACTGGCCACAGAGTGAAGCCGGTCTGGAACAGATCTTCGGAAAAGTGGTCGAGGAAATCGGCGAACTGCGGGAGGCGTTGGCCCAGATTCCAACCGAGACCGAACCGGTGTCTCATCAGCCCAGCGAGCGGGAGGCAATCGAAGGAGAACTGGGAGACATTCTGTTTTCCCTCGTGAATCTCGCCCGTTTTCTGAAGGCAAATCCTGAAGATGCCCTGCGTCGATCCACGAACCGTTTCATCGATCGGTTCCATCTGGTGGAGGCACAAGCTGCAGATAAGGGCCGGTCATTGACAGACATGACGCTGGCCGAAATGGACGAGCTGTGGGATGAAGCCAAACGACGGCTGCAGAGCCCACAGTCGGACGCCACACCGCACATCGGAGATCGCGTTCCATGA
- a CDS encoding sigma-54 dependent transcriptional regulator, whose translation MSASILVVDDEEAIRTSLRSILEDEGYDVSVAANGVEALKIYGADPPDLMILDIWMPEMDGLETLRRVKEFVPTTQVMMISGHGSIETAVKAIKLGAYDYIEKPLSLENVTLRVRHALEQFRLAQENRSLRTKVQQKFELVGQSPAMQRLRELIETAGPTNSRVLIGGENGTGKELVARAIHTHSTRSDHPFVAVNCAAIPETLIESELFGHEKGSFTGATSMKRGQFEQADGGTLFLDEIADMSLNTQAKVLRALQEQQFTRVGGTKLMKVDVRVLAASNKDLEKEIGKGQFREDLYYRLNVVPIVVPPLRERREDIPALVRHFMKTHVEEQGLRMKEVSPEAMAVFQQYEWPGNIRELRNLIERLMIMVPGFVIDASQATLSLQGRTVGVIPAGNQTPSLVLTKSYDSLRDARNAFEKEYIGRKLREHHWNISRTAEDLKIERSHLHRKIKLLDVEMRPES comes from the coding sequence ATGTCGGCATCGATTCTAGTGGTGGACGACGAGGAAGCGATTCGCACGTCCCTGCGAAGCATCCTGGAAGATGAAGGGTATGACGTGTCGGTAGCCGCCAATGGGGTTGAGGCGCTGAAAATATATGGAGCCGACCCGCCGGATCTCATGATTCTGGACATCTGGATGCCGGAGATGGACGGGCTGGAGACCCTACGGCGGGTGAAAGAATTTGTGCCCACCACGCAGGTCATGATGATCTCCGGGCATGGATCCATCGAAACGGCCGTGAAAGCCATCAAGCTGGGTGCATACGACTATATCGAGAAGCCTTTATCGTTGGAAAATGTCACGCTCCGTGTCAGGCACGCGCTGGAGCAGTTCCGATTGGCGCAAGAGAATCGGTCGCTGCGGACCAAGGTCCAACAAAAGTTCGAGTTGGTCGGGCAGTCTCCGGCCATGCAGCGGCTACGGGAGCTCATCGAAACGGCAGGCCCGACGAACAGTCGGGTGCTGATCGGAGGCGAGAATGGAACTGGGAAGGAATTGGTCGCTCGAGCCATTCATACGCACAGCACCAGATCGGACCATCCGTTCGTGGCAGTCAATTGTGCGGCCATCCCTGAGACATTGATTGAGAGCGAATTGTTCGGTCACGAAAAAGGCTCCTTCACCGGAGCCACATCCATGAAGCGCGGTCAGTTCGAGCAGGCCGATGGAGGGACGCTGTTTCTGGATGAAATCGCCGACATGAGCCTCAATACGCAGGCGAAAGTGCTGCGGGCGTTGCAGGAACAGCAGTTCACGCGAGTCGGCGGGACCAAATTGATGAAGGTTGATGTGCGGGTGCTGGCGGCTTCCAACAAGGACTTGGAAAAGGAAATCGGCAAGGGACAATTTCGGGAGGATCTGTACTATCGCCTCAACGTGGTTCCGATCGTCGTGCCTCCACTGCGGGAGAGGCGAGAAGATATCCCGGCTCTTGTTCGACATTTCATGAAGACGCATGTCGAGGAGCAAGGGTTGCGGATGAAGGAAGTCTCGCCGGAGGCGATGGCCGTGTTTCAGCAGTACGAATGGCCCGGGAATATTCGTGAGCTGAGGAATTTGATCGAACGGCTCATGATCATGGTGCCGGGGTTTGTGATCGACGCCTCACAAGCCACTCTGTCGTTACAAGGACGAACCGTCGGCGTGATCCCGGCAGGCAATCAAACGCCTAGCTTGGTTCTTACAAAATCCTACGACTCGCTTCGAGATGCCCGGAATGCCTTCGAAAAAGAATACATCGGTCGAAAACTTCGGGAACACCACTGGAATATTTCACGGACCGCTGAAGATCTCAAGATCGAGCGAAGCCATCTTCACCGGAAGATCAAGTTGCTCGATGTGGAGATGCGACCTGAGAGCTAG
- the hemH gene encoding ferrochelatase: MSESQRHTAVLLMAMGGPDCLENVEPFLRDVRGGRPTPPELVEEIRERYRVTGGKSPAVGITQEVAKKLEQQLNESGDGRYRVYVGLRHWHPFIKETYTELLKESPEQIIAVCMAPQQSSLSTGAYRRKVEEARAELRDSTEVTYVGSWNRHPRLIAAIVDNIRKGLLAFPADARASVPVLFTAHSLPERIVAMKDPYPDEVKGTVEAVTRSLGNQPTYFAYQSQGRSSEPWLGPTVEAMLDTIRQRGHRHVLVAPIGFVCDHVETLFDIDIELKQLAVNKGLQLQRMAMLNDSPALIATLHDVLTAHESSLCIQS, from the coding sequence ATGTCTGAATCGCAACGTCATACTGCAGTCCTGCTCATGGCCATGGGTGGACCCGATTGCTTGGAGAACGTCGAGCCGTTTTTGCGCGATGTGAGAGGTGGGCGGCCGACACCGCCGGAGCTCGTAGAGGAGATTCGTGAGCGATACCGTGTCACCGGGGGCAAGTCGCCGGCCGTCGGCATCACACAGGAAGTCGCGAAGAAACTTGAGCAACAACTGAATGAATCGGGTGATGGTCGATATCGAGTGTATGTTGGTTTGCGACATTGGCATCCCTTCATCAAGGAAACGTATACCGAGCTGCTGAAGGAATCACCGGAACAGATCATCGCGGTCTGTATGGCTCCTCAACAGTCCTCCTTGAGCACCGGCGCCTATCGGAGGAAAGTGGAAGAGGCCCGTGCCGAGTTGAGAGACTCGACCGAAGTAACGTATGTCGGCAGTTGGAACCGGCACCCTCGATTGATCGCTGCGATCGTCGACAACATTCGGAAGGGGCTACTTGCATTTCCTGCCGATGCGCGAGCATCGGTGCCCGTGCTGTTTACTGCCCATAGTCTGCCGGAACGGATCGTGGCAATGAAGGATCCCTATCCAGACGAGGTCAAGGGTACCGTTGAGGCTGTGACTCGATCCTTGGGGAACCAACCGACGTACTTCGCTTATCAGAGCCAGGGGCGATCCAGTGAGCCGTGGCTTGGACCGACAGTTGAAGCCATGTTGGATACCATCCGGCAGAGAGGGCACCGGCACGTGCTGGTAGCCCCCATCGGATTTGTCTGCGATCATGTGGAAACGCTCTTCGATATTGATATCGAACTCAAGCAGCTCGCGGTGAACAAAGGCCTACAACTCCAACGCATGGCCATGTTGAACGATTCCCCCGCGCTCATCGCGACGTTACACGACGTGTTGACGGCACACGAATCGTCTCTCTGCATCCAGTCGTGA
- a CDS encoding ATP-binding protein, whose amino-acid sequence MSELNHPIPTVGSASEGSAAGHLIPVGSHRRRASDSQLKQPDRKPRHLRPVWIVLILLVPCVALTLYYSQVVAPGSEESGFFLPTTSYALVLLLVNLDLIGFVVLVLLLSRNLIKAYFERRHRLVGSGFRTKLIAAFIGFSLIPTLLLAFVASGLVNKAVDVWFSEHIEKVMKDSYEVARMQHAGHVALAVNSARAIAQELFREDMLTSVQRDLLIAAMARKRMEYGVAGIEVFSSKMETLTKTLDSEIPSGVLDLPISQLVLQVINGKQEFTSVQEAQTGRLVRAAIPVASGSRRGELEGVVVVETYVPESLLTKMEGIGRQYTAYKQIKAMKNPIKAGAYFFVAVVAVLILFSATWFGFYVARGITVPIQRLAEATEAVAQGDLSVQIDAKATDEIGTLIESFNRMTQDLQGSKSELEEANLTLRNTNVELDRRRAYIETVVDTIAAGLLSIDRNGMITTFNPSAERILGLDADRFRGRSANEVFKEFGLDSFQTAYDRMLADERDDLDLEGQLDIQGKLITIGLKGSRMRDEANKDLGFVLVFEDLTELIKAQKVAAWQEVAKRVAHEIKNPLTPIQLSAQRLRKKFFEQSPDLDRVFDDATNVIINEVGSLKQMLDEFSKFARLPAPQMTRQSLHEVVREVATLYREAQKDIELMVDLDEDLPSINFDREQLRRVFVNLFDNAVQAMNQKGRLWVGTKYDTKRRRVIVTVADEGPGIAPEDQERLFVPYFTRKKTGTGLGLAIVRRIITDHEGQIHVGNNHPKGAVFTFDLPV is encoded by the coding sequence ATGTCTGAGCTGAATCATCCCATACCGACAGTAGGATCTGCTTCCGAAGGAAGTGCCGCAGGTCACCTCATCCCAGTCGGCAGTCACCGGCGTCGTGCTTCGGACAGCCAACTCAAGCAGCCTGACCGGAAACCGCGCCATCTTCGCCCTGTCTGGATCGTCTTGATTCTTCTCGTACCCTGCGTGGCCCTCACGCTGTATTACTCACAAGTTGTTGCGCCTGGCTCCGAAGAGAGCGGTTTCTTCCTACCGACGACCAGCTACGCACTGGTTCTCCTCCTGGTCAATTTGGATCTGATCGGCTTCGTGGTGCTGGTACTTCTATTGTCCAGGAATCTGATCAAGGCGTATTTCGAACGGCGGCACCGTCTCGTCGGGTCAGGATTTCGTACCAAGCTCATCGCTGCGTTTATCGGGTTCTCACTGATTCCGACGCTGCTCCTGGCCTTCGTCGCGAGCGGGCTGGTCAACAAGGCTGTCGATGTCTGGTTCAGCGAGCACATCGAGAAGGTCATGAAAGACTCGTATGAGGTGGCTCGTATGCAGCACGCGGGGCATGTCGCGCTCGCGGTCAACAGCGCACGAGCCATCGCTCAGGAACTGTTCCGCGAAGACATGCTGACCTCGGTACAGCGTGATCTCTTGATCGCCGCGATGGCTCGGAAACGGATGGAATACGGCGTCGCCGGGATCGAGGTGTTTTCGAGCAAGATGGAGACTCTCACCAAGACACTTGATAGTGAAATTCCGTCGGGGGTGTTGGATCTGCCGATCAGTCAGCTGGTCTTACAAGTCATTAACGGCAAGCAAGAGTTTACCTCTGTCCAGGAGGCCCAGACGGGACGGTTGGTGCGCGCCGCCATCCCGGTGGCCTCCGGAAGCCGACGCGGTGAGTTAGAGGGCGTCGTGGTCGTGGAAACCTACGTCCCTGAATCCCTGTTGACCAAGATGGAAGGGATCGGTCGTCAATACACGGCGTACAAACAGATCAAGGCGATGAAAAACCCCATTAAAGCCGGGGCGTACTTTTTTGTTGCCGTCGTGGCGGTGTTGATTCTCTTCAGCGCGACCTGGTTCGGCTTCTATGTGGCGCGCGGGATCACCGTTCCGATCCAACGATTGGCGGAAGCGACCGAAGCAGTCGCCCAGGGCGATCTGTCGGTGCAGATCGATGCCAAGGCTACCGATGAGATTGGGACGTTGATCGAGTCGTTCAATCGGATGACGCAGGATCTGCAGGGGAGTAAATCGGAGCTGGAGGAAGCCAACCTGACGCTGCGGAACACCAATGTCGAGCTGGATCGGCGCCGCGCCTATATCGAAACGGTGGTGGATACGATTGCTGCCGGTCTTTTGTCCATCGATCGGAACGGAATGATCACCACCTTCAACCCTTCCGCAGAGCGAATCTTAGGGTTGGATGCCGACCGCTTCAGAGGACGGTCGGCCAATGAGGTGTTCAAGGAGTTCGGTCTCGACTCGTTCCAGACCGCCTATGATCGTATGCTGGCCGATGAGCGCGACGACTTGGACCTGGAAGGACAATTGGATATCCAAGGGAAACTGATCACGATTGGTCTGAAAGGGTCTCGTATGCGGGATGAAGCGAACAAAGACTTAGGGTTTGTGTTGGTCTTTGAGGATCTGACCGAGTTGATTAAGGCGCAGAAAGTTGCGGCTTGGCAGGAGGTCGCGAAGCGCGTCGCTCATGAAATCAAGAACCCACTGACTCCTATTCAACTATCGGCTCAGCGGTTACGCAAGAAGTTCTTCGAACAATCTCCCGATCTTGACCGGGTGTTTGATGACGCCACCAATGTCATCATCAACGAAGTCGGGAGCCTGAAACAGATGCTGGACGAATTTTCAAAATTCGCCCGCCTGCCTGCTCCGCAAATGACGCGACAATCGTTGCACGAGGTGGTACGGGAAGTGGCGACCCTCTATCGCGAGGCCCAGAAGGATATTGAGTTGATGGTGGACCTCGACGAGGATCTGCCGTCCATCAATTTCGATCGGGAACAACTGAGACGTGTGTTCGTCAATCTCTTCGACAACGCGGTTCAAGCGATGAATCAGAAGGGGCGGCTGTGGGTCGGCACAAAGTATGATACGAAACGCCGCCGCGTGATCGTCACCGTGGCGGATGAGGGGCCCGGCATTGCTCCTGAGGATCAGGAACGGTTGTTTGTGCCGTATTTTACTCGTAAGAAGACGGGAACCGGGTTGGGGCTGGCGATCGTCCGTCGGATCATCACGGACCATGAGGGACAAATCCATGTCGGAAACAATCACCCGAAGGGCGCCGTGTTTACGTTTGACTTGCCCGTATAG